The genome window gcgcgtgcaaccggaagacacgcgcgaaggccacctcggcctgcagcattgcccacccctgcaacaccgagcgcagtcggagaacccgcgtttcccccagcatgactacaccttccagcacggcgcgccattccaaggggtcaactacctcgacgagcgaagtcccctggcgccacacctgcaagtgacgccttggccagctaacttccgagcagggacctatcccaagtacaacggcagcaccgacccggcgcaatacataatgagttatcaggtcgtcgttgcatccgccggaggagacgacgccacaatggcgaagtctttcatcatcgccctagagggcccagcactcacctggttcaccagattgcctccgctgtccattgattcatggagaagtctcagggacaagttcctgctcaacttccaagggtaccgcccagacaccgacgccttggccgagctctcgctttgcaagcagctggaaaaggagactctgcgggagtattaccgcaaattcttaacactcaagtcacagctgccctccgtcgatgatcagatcgctatccactacgccatcagtggccttcgtgccggcgtcctctacagtcattgtatcagagatccacccaaaaacctccaggagctatatcagctctttgaaaaatatgccaaatccgaagagctccaccagcgcaaggttgagtcacagcggaagcccaaagatgccccgcagtccagccgcacatggacgaggactccgcagccagactccggtcgagacggccgtagtcagcagcaagtgcacaacatcgccaaccagcatcccgctgctgaccccctcgccgccaggaatatccccccaaggccgcggaaatggaactcgtggcaggggccgggggcgcgcacagccgccgcgccgattctactgcctttttcacGGCGAAGATCCACTCTGCACTCTATTCTACTAACCAAACAACGAACGGAgcgctctcctccctctcctccactcCGCACTCATATGGCTCTCTAACCAAACAAAGAACGGAGCGCCtccactctattctactattgaaccaaacaaaaaatagagTGGTTCCATTCTGATCGCCAAACACAGAATAAAATGACTCAATTCCTAGAAACGGGAATGGAGCCACTCTATCCCagttggctcctcaaccaaatgCACCCTAAAAAACTCTGTAAGAGAGATAAGTAGAGTCATACATTAATAACGATGAGCTAAGTACTATACTAATAGATTAAATCAGTGGCGAAGACACAGGGGGACCGGGTGGGCCGGGCATCCTCCAACAGCCCAACCAAGTTAGACCAATACCTAAAGCCCATTATCTTGCTGCCAGTTTATTAAACCCTTAATTTTTCTATCAGCTCACGACAGTCGCCGGACACCGCATCGAGTGAGCCGCGAGGACCATAGAACGCTACCAGAAAATTCTGGGAGACCGTTCCCTAGCAAGAAGAAGAAATCGACTTCGGCACCTGGGCGGCTGCCGGCTGGGCACCTAGCGCAGAGCGGTAGAGCCACTTGAGGTCGTTTTGGTCGACGGCGTCCTTGAGCAGTTGAGCGGGCCGCAGCAGCCAGCAGGTATCCGACGACGTCCCTTCATGTACGGCGATCGGCGAGCACGGGATCAGCTTCTCCGCGTAGTTTGGGGCCGGCCTCCAGTGAGTAGAGCGCCAGGCGCTGCTCGATTCTTTCACCCGTTCTTTGATCCAGCTAGGTGCCTAGGTAAAAGAATGAATTACATAATTAGGTAATTACCATTTACCAGCCGTCAATTGTGTTTATTTAGGGCATTGTTATTATGTAATTTTGCATCTACTTAATTTCAACCTAGATGAAGAGAAAATTCAAGACAATTGATTGTTTTTTCCAACGTGATAATCCTAGAGTTACTCCTGTCGAAAGTCCTAACCTAACCAATGTGCAAGATTCAGATCCAATTAATTTGCATACTGAGGCAACTGAGCTAAATCAACAAGAGACTTTAGCCACGACATTTGAGAGAGACCCAGGTAAACGTGTTCAAATTTTGAGGCTACCTTTTGATCAACAAGATGAAGCTCGGAGATTTTATATATCTGAGGACCCATATCAAGTTATATTAGATGAGTACCCATTGAATGATGCATCTCATGCTCGTCGGTTCCAGAGCAATTGGTTTAAACAATTTAGTTGGCTAGAGTATTCACCTCATACAGATCGTGCTTATTGTCTCCCATGTTTTCTTTTTTCAAAGAAACCAATTGGAAAGTATGGATTAGATACATTCACAGTCAAGGGGTTTAACAATTGGAAAAAGGTTAATGAAGGAAAGGAATGTGCTTTTCTAAAACACATGGCAAATTCTGGTTCTGCCCATAACTATTCTGTTGGCTGTTTCAATAATCTGAAAAATAGTATGGCTCATATTGGCAAGGTGATGGTtaaagaaaatgagaaattagtTGCAGAAGCAAGACTAAGGCTTACGACTACCATCAATTCCATTAGGTAAAAAAACAGTTTGTTTTTGTATGATGTTTATACCTATGTATACATtattatcatcatcatcttcttaATAATTTAATATCTTACAACCTTGCATGCTGTGTAGGTGGCTAACATTTCAAGGTTGTCCATTTAGAGGCCATGATGAATCTCAGAATTCATTAAATCAAGGTAATTTTCTTGAAATGGTCAAGCTTTTGGCTTCATATAACAAGGAGGTGAAAGGAGTTGTGTTAGAAAATGCTCCAAGAAATTCCAAATACACTTCATCTGATGTCCAGAAGGAAATTCTAAGCATTGTTGCACGGAAAGTGCAAAAATTAATAAGAGAAGAAATTGGCAGTAGCAAGTTTTGCATCATGGTTGATGAAGCTCGAGATGAATCTAAAAAGGAGCAAATGACAATAGTCATCCGTTTTGTCAACAAAGAAGGACTTATCAAGGAACGTTTTCTTGACCTCGTTCATGTGAAGGATACTACTGCATTGACTCTTAAGAACTCAATTTGTGCTGTCTTAACTGCTAATAGGTTGAGTATAGAAGACATCAGAGGCCAAGGTTATGATGGTGCAAGTAATATGAGAGGGGAATGGAATGGATTGAAGGCTCTAATTCTAAACGAGTGTCCATATGCATATTACATTCATTGCATGGCTCATCAACTGCAATTGGCTCTAGTGGCAACATCAAGGGAAGTGCAAGAGGTACACAACTTCTTTCAGCATGCAACTTTCATCATAAATGTTGTTAGTTCATCTACTAAGCGCAATGATGAGTTACTAGCTGCACAAGCTGAAGAAATAGCTCATGAATTGAATTGGGAGAGCTTGACACTAGACAAGGTGCAAATCAGGTGAGCTCTCTACAGAGGCCAGGGGACACTAGATGGAGTTCCCATTACAAGTCAATTCAAAGCTTAAAGAAGATGTTTAGCGCCACAATTTCAGTCCTACGTAGTATTGCAAATGATCGTTCAGTTTCAAAGTATTCTCGTGGTGATGTTGCAGGTGCACTACAAATTATTATCAAATTTGATTTTGTGTTTATTTTGCTCATGATGGAAAAGATTATGAAGATTACTGATGTGCTATGTCAAACACTCCAAAAGAAGTCAATTGATATTTTAAATGCGCTAGATTCAGTTTCCAATACTAAAGTATTACTTGGTAACTTGCGAAACGATGGTTGGGATCCTCTTCTTCAGGAGGTCAATTACTTTTGTGAAAAGAATGACATCGATATTTTGGATCT of Zea mays cultivar B73 chromosome 8, Zm-B73-REFERENCE-NAM-5.0, whole genome shotgun sequence contains these proteins:
- the LOC103636440 gene encoding zinc finger MYM-type protein 1-like, producing MKRKFKTIDCFFQRDNPRVTPVESPNLTNVQDSDPINLHTEATELNQQETLATTFERDPGKRVQILRLPFDQQDEARRFYISEDPYQVILDEYPLNDASHARRFQSNWFKQFSWLEYSPHTDRAYCLPCFLFSKKPIGKYGLDTFTVKGFNNWKKVNEGKECAFLKHMANSGSAHNYSVGCFNNLKNSMAHIGKVMVKENEKLVAEARLRLTTTINSIRWLTFQGCPFRGHDESQNSLNQGNFLEMVKLLASYNKEVKGVVLENAPRNSKYTSSDVQKEILSIVARKVQKLIREEIGSSKFCIMVDEARDESKKEQMTIVIRFVNKEGLIKERFLDLVHVKDTTALTLKNSICAVLTANRLSIEDIRGQGYDGASNMRGEWNGLKALILNECPYAYYIHCMAHQLQLALVATSREVQEVHNFFQHATFIINVVSSSTKRNDELLAAQAEEIAHELNWESLTLDKVQIR